A single genomic interval of Macadamia integrifolia cultivar HAES 741 chromosome 6, SCU_Mint_v3, whole genome shotgun sequence harbors:
- the LOC122081874 gene encoding serine/threonine protein phosphatase 2A 57 kDa regulatory subunit B' beta isoform-like, with protein sequence MFNKIIKRGHRKVSKSDLQEPAVYGHGASAYRNSASVSTSNVTVNHASRPTSATSSPNSQQNAGAAANSLFPIGLSAGIVEALPMFRDVPAHDRPSLFLRKLQLCCIICDFSDTLKSIREKETKRQTLLELVDFIQSGSGKLSENLQEELIRMISFNIFRCLPPSSHENTGAEATDPDEEDPYLEPAWPHLQLVYELLLRYVVSSDTDTKIAKRYIDHSFVLKLLDLFDSEDPREREYLKTVLHRIYGKFMVHRPFVRKAINNIFYRFIFETERHSGIGELLEILGSIINGFALPMKEEHKLFLVRALIPLHKPKSIALYHQQLSYCITQFVEKDFKLADIVLRGLLKYWPVTNCQKEVLFLGELEEVLELTQSAEFQRCVVPLFRQIGRCLNSSHFQVAERALFLWNNDHIVSLIAQNRSVIFPIIFEALENNIKSHWNQAVHGLTANVRKMFLEMDNELFEECQRQYQEKVANAKELEEQRELTWKRLEAVAAKAGCEDMVLVN encoded by the exons ATGTTCAATAAAATCATAAAGCGTGGGCATCGTAAGGTCTCCAAGTCCGATCTCCAAGAGCCTGCTGTATATGGTCATGGTGCCTCGGCGTATCGCAATTCGGCATCGGTCTCCACATCGAACGTAACTGTGAACCATGCCTCTCGACCCACCAGTGCTACCTCCAGTCCCAATTCTCAGCAAAATGCCGGAGCAGCTGCGAATTCGCTTTTTCCGATTGGGCTGTCGGCGGGTATCGTTGAAGCTCTTCCCATGTTCAGAGATGTTCCCGCCCACGATCGCCCTAGTTTGTTCCTCCGAAAGTTGCAGCTTTGTTGCATCATTTGTGATTTCTCCGACACATTGAAATCAATTCGGGAGAAGGAGACAAAGCGTCAGACTCTTCTGGAGCTTGTGGATTTTATACAATCGGGTTCCGGCAAACTTAGCGAGAACCTCCAGGAAGAGCTGATACGGATGATTTCGTTCAATATCTTCCGTTGCCTGCCGCCATCTTCGCATGAGAATACTGGTGCCGAAGCCACTGACCCAGATGAGGAGGACCCCTATCTCGAGCCCGCATGGCCTCACTTGCAGCTTGTATATGAGCTCCTCTTGAGGTACGTTGTGTCGTCTGATACTGACACTAAGATCGCTAAACGTTACATCGATCATTCCTTCGTTTTAAAGCTCCTTGATTTGTTCGACTCCGAGGATCCCCGTGAGCGGGAGTATTTGAAGACCGTTCTCCATCGTATCTACGGCAAGTTCATGGTGCACCGTCCTTTCGTAAGGAAGGCTATAAACAATATTTTTTACCGTTTCATCTTTGAGACGGAGAGACACAGCGGAATTGGGGAGCTGCTGGAGATTCTCGGTAGCATAATAAATGGGTTTGCTCTGCCAATGAAGGAGGAGCATAAGTTGTTCCTCGTTCGGGCTCTTATCCCACTCCACAAGCCTAAATCTATTGCTTTGTATCATCAACAGCTCTCCTACTGCATTACCCAGTTTGTTGAGAAGGATTTCAAGCTGGCAGATATTGTCCTCAGGGGACTGCTGAAGTACTGGCCGGTAACAAATTGTCAGAAGGAGgttctctttcttggagaactAGAAGAAGTGCTGGAGCTAACGCAGTCAGCCGAATTTCAACGTTGCGTGGTCCCCCTTTTTAGACAGATCGGGCGTTGCCTTAACAGCTCACATTTCCAG GTAGCAGAGCGAGCCCTTTTCTTGTGGAACAATGACCACATAGTGAGCTTGATTGCACAGAACCGTAGTGTGATATTCCCAATAATTTTTGAGGCGCTGGAGAACAACATAAAGAGCCATTGGAACCAGGCAGTTCATGGGCTAACAGCCAATGTACGGAAGATGTTCTTGGAGATGGATAATGAACTGTTTGAAGAGTGCCAGAGGCAGTACCAAGAGAAAGTGGCCAATGCCAAAGAATTGGAAGAACAGCGAGAGTTAACATGGAAGAGACTGGAAGCTGTTGCAGCAAAGGCTGGATGTGAAGACATGGTTTTGGTGAACTGA